Within the Vespa crabro chromosome 5, iyVesCrab1.2, whole genome shotgun sequence genome, the region TGAAAACAATACTTCTTCATTCATTGATTCCAATCAAGTTAAAAGCATAAGTTTGATACGAAAATCATTGCCGGAGTTCTTTGTATTCGATTATGAACATCGTGGTGAAAACGATACGAAATCTATGCCTTTCAATCTCACAAGCGATGGTATTACCGTCCTTGACTTCGAGATTGCCCGTGTTTACGATGTTGGTGGTACAGTGACAGTGGGTATAAAAATGCTCAACGTGGATAAAAAGgatcaaaagaatattttcatcgtAGCTTGCATTACCTTGGGTCAGTCCTATTTATGTAAGCTTTTGCATAATTGattgtatttcattttatttttttttttttcttttctttctttctttctttcttttttttttttttttgtcactgatataaaatcgattatatctCATATATACTTTAATCTTTGACAGATTAAGATCCATAACAAATGTGAATTGTTTTCTTCtgattcgttattatattaatatttgtaaattataatcTTTGAAAAACATTTGATATGGACcggataattattattgaaatgataatatttgcCATAATGCATGATCCATTAAAAGTTGTTTTGTTCTTACGCTTTTATGTTTGCTAttgaataattaacaatatacGGATGTATAAATGATTAATGTTTATTCAGGATATTACTCAAATATCACAGCCGGTGGAAGTTGCATACGGGCATGGAACGTAACCGGGGCAGATATATATGTGAACGAGACAGGTCCTGGTTTGGTTCATATACCATTTCCCGAACCTGGAAGGTGGTACGTCagtttaaaatcattttgcgTCGATGGAAAATGTAATTGCGCTGAGAATTGTTTGAACGGTACCATCTGTAAAGAATGCGAATGTATGAAACCGTGTTCTGTTGAAATAGAGAGCAGTATATCATCGTCACCTTGCATCGAAGGACGTTGTAATTCACATGGCAAATGTATGCACTATATGAGCGGTGGTTTCGTTTTTTCAGCGTGTTACTGTACAGAAGGTTATCGTGGTTTTGATTGTGCCGACGGAACTTACGTTCTCGGTAATAAAGACATACTCGTACGTTTGTTAATGTTAACCATCAGTAATCTTGCTTTTATTGGTTCGATATATCTGGCGATACGTCGAGAATATTTTACAGAAGCAATCGTTTACACCGCCGTTATGTTCTTTTCGACATTTTATCATGCTTGCGAAGCCGGAGAAAACGTTTACAGTATTTGTATAATGCGACTGAGCGTATTACAATTTTGTGATTTCTTCAACGCTCTTCTTTCGATTTGGGTTACATTGGTAGCCATGGCCTCCTTTGGACCAAAGCTTACAGCATTTTTCCAGATCATGGGTGCTATTGTTCTTGCTATGAGCTCAGAAATGGATCGTACGGCTCTCTGGGTATTCCTTTTACCCGCCATTACTGGATCCTCTTTGATTGGAGTTTCTTGGGGACTTAggtgtaaaagaagaaaaactgtCCGATATCCTTCGCGCGTGTACAGGTttgtacaaattatttttttaataacttttacaaTACAACATcgttttattcaatttatataaaatattatttacaattattattaattttctaaatataaaaatgattttacttttcttttttttttctctctctctttttcattaacaGAACCATCTTCTTTCCGGCGGGCCTTCTGATAGTCTCTTTGGGTCTTGTTTGTTACGCCTTTTTACAAACACGTAGTAATTATCACATTGTCCATAGTTTATGGCATATTTGTGTGGCTGTTGCggttatgtttttattaccaAAAAGACATTACATGAAGTAAATATGTTACATAGTAGGATTATAGCGAATTCAGGGAgcataaatgataattacggaCATACTCGTACATATTATCGtgtgaaatatcttttttttttctttttttttatatatatatatatatatagacgattGTATATTACCTTAATTATTATGCaggaaaaaagtattattcttataaaattactATTACGCCCAATTTTTCCAGgtaagaagaatatataaaaaatagtttataaatatacaacgTATAAATTTATCTAGAAGAAATTCAAAAGATATGTAACaaatgcaataatatataatataaaaaagagtaATTTTCTTAACAGTATTATTTAGCATATTAGCATTTCGAtgcgaacaaaaaaaaaaaaaaaaataaaaaaaagaaaaatcttatcagtttcaattaaaacgatgacaaagaataaatgtaattaaaaaaaaaaaaaaaaaaaaaaaaaaaaaaaagacaaaacaaaaccaaaagaaatgaacaaaaaataacaatattattatatattattaagtattttattatgtCATATTATTACGACGATATTCTtagaaagattaaatataaattgtttcttGCGTTGATAGAtagaattattgtaatttagaattttaaatgaaagtcTTTAAGGTTCGTTCAAATTGTAATTGTACATtggaatttttcattttctattgaaatatttataacgatttatATAATCCTATGtagcatttatatatataaatatatatatatatatatatatatatatatatatatatgtatgtgtgtgtgaaataGAGATTTAATTTGCATCATGTAGGAATCAAAACCTCGCACGtacacatattatttattataataacattatatatgtatagacgCGCATATACTTTTTGTCAAATGTACACGTACATAATGCATTCTATATGTACATTCATAAGTCAATATCATGAATATGGTATAGATAGCTAAgaatttacaaagaaaaaaatatatatgtgtatatatatatatatatatatatacatatatatatcacggatcatgtataatatgtatttttaatatgtatttcTCAAATTCATAAATTCTCTAGTCGACTCTATTTTTCTTGTCCGAATGATATTGAGTTTTTTCATGtccaaagaaaaagggagTATTTATAGTGCACAAATCAATGCACGAAAAGAGTTATAGTTCTTTATACGATATCATGGCAGGAAAATATTTCGTCTTtactatatgtatacaatttctctatatgtatatatatatatatatatatacacacatgataaaaagaaaataaaaacttggattgaaattaatcgatagagtcgagaaaacgaaaataaatatgttgtttcttcttttctttttttttctttttttttctttttttttcttttttttttcttttttttttttcttttttttcttcttcttcctctttgacGTTGCAAATACAAATAAGcttaagaaataaagatattatatttatttaactaatGATAAAATAGTTATAGCAACGGAGATGTTGTAGACGACGCAGCTCGTGCATTCGCCGTCGATATAGCCGTTATAATGTTTGATAAGAGCGATAGCATTGTTTCCAAAGAGAAACCACAATGGGGATAAGAATATGAACAATTTTTACCAGAATGACCTGCTTCTACTGCCTCTTGTATCGCCGTCCCTTGCATGGCTGTTCGAAAAACTTGATTGGTAGTTATCGCATCGATCATTCTATCGAAAGAAGATATCTTTTCATCTTCGTTCTCCTCGTCGGCTACTTTTACAGCTGCAGCAGCTTGTTGAGAATAAGTACAAACAGCTCGTTGCATACAAGATGTTGTATCTATACCGTGACGAGCCAATGCGTCGTCCAATTTTGTCATCGACTGTGCGAAACCATTTTCTTCGCCtgtaaagaattctttttttccttcttcttttttttgtctttttgttttttcttttttttttttttttttttttttttttttttttttttttttaatcgataaaaaatacattctaatttctaatatagACCTGTTTCGACGGatgcttatatatttttgcatTTATACCATAGGTATAAATGTTacatttgaattttaataatacttacttCTCGCATAATTTCCGTAGGTACCCGATAgaacgtataataattttggaaTGATGAGAATGGAACCGACTCCTATAATAGCACCTAAGAGAAGTCCACCCAAATCTATTTTTGCTGGAGCATAAGGTGATATAGCGTAACCCTATGagtataaataattcgatagatattttaatctaaatatctataaaggattgatattatatctatttggAGTTTAAGATcgttaaaaagagagatcgtCAAATAGtctatacaaattttatacttACAGAACCAGAACTTCCAATATTAGTGAAACCAAAGCGTGCTTCTTGATTACGATCCGAGATATCATTGATCGTAGTTTCCTCGTGTTTCATTGATGTATCAGTCCGAATTTCGGCTTGTGACGGCATTGCCACTTGATCCTGTGCCTTACCAATTTTTTCCATGTAAGCTATCGAACTTGGTATAAAActatatgaattaaataaacaattaaggaattatttcgtgaagtgtaatattataataattaatattttcttattatctctTACCCTCTGTCGTCATATTTGGGAATACAATTCGCATGGACCGCCAAAAATATGAAGGCCactatgatattatttaaattatcttgtgacatctgtaaaaaaaaaaaagaaaaaaaagaaaaagaaaaaagataataattaaaagaaacacGTGAGtataagtttctttttcttagatttttattttattccaattttaattacaaattataataataaaattataataataaaattacgtaCGCGcgtacatttaattattataatattatctcgttaataaattgatttttatttgaagTTTACCTTGAGGGTTAATGATctgaaataattcattcacaaattaaattaaaaaagtaattcGTCTCTTAGCAGATGTCCATACGGGAATGCTTTCACTAGAAACTGTGAAAATAAGACTCTGTTTCTGACATATATAGTTCTGTACCACCCCTTTGTGGATATGACAAATCGTCGACATAATTGCAGTACGGTTTCGCTTTCATTGTTAGATTTCCATGTGATATTATCACGATGCGTGACGTTCTACTACCTTCTCGCGTCATTCTTTTAGTAAGTAAGAATACATTCTATAGGTATATATCTTTTGTCACCGAAAGCACTCTCCTCtagcattgttattattgcaggTCACTCTTACCGAAATTGTGAGTACTCACAATTATTTCGAAGCTGAAATAATTTGTCTTTTGCAACATTAATTGTTCGACTATTAACGTGTCAAACTGATTTTTCAGTTTCAGTcttattctaaaaatatacCATGTATATAATCTATGTATTTTAAATCGTGTCttatttatagtttttttttcttctctctctttttctttttttcttttttttttttttttttcttttttatcatcagctataacatattaatataataattacattcgattattctattgtataaatattttaataaatatgatatacataAGGTAACAGGAAAATgtctataattttattatcgttgataggTCTTGATTTTAGATATCGTTTCAAGGTAAACAATTCTAAAGCGAGAAAGTGGATGTACATACTTtggagcaataataacgacagtgaAAAGAAATGAGCGTAAACATTTCATAGattctatgtatgtacatttgtCTTTGCAGAATGGAATTCGTTCTGGACGTTGCTTAGGAAAATTTGCGAAAGTTACGCGAAAGGCACGACATGTGCAGTGTACGTGCGTAATTGGACAATTCGTCTCTTTCACGTAAGGagaccattttatttttctttctatccaagtgaaaacaatagtatagcaattgttaataatttcgatataaatacATAGGTTTActctatttaaaataaaaatgataattagcggagagaaatgtatttatgcacatgtaaaatttttttttttttttttataagtaacatataattttaagtgataaataataagatataataattgctAATGTCCATTTCCCTGGTACAATTTAGTCTATCGTTCTTCCTTTAGGCTCGTTAATTCTATTCGAGAAAAGGAATTTCCTGTTCGTCGAAGGGGTGGGCTAGGCATTATACATAGTCTGCTAGCTAGCTAGAACTCGACTTTGTAAGAAACTGTCCATCAATGCCATCGTGTTTGATAAAAGTAAgctaagaataaatatttattattataatatttgttaaaaatgtcaacgatttacaattaatttatcttttcttcgttatttccttttttttttcttttttttttgttttttttcctttccttcgttgtgatacattttttttttaatatatttacaaacgtGAAGTGAATGTGATAATTGTATGTGATTATAGTTTATCCGTAtctattctaataataattctttaaaggtgaaaatattctattatcattatctcatggaaatttatttaacaatataatcaaaatgtttttctttaattaatctaTGTGTTTTTATTAGGAACATACGATATACGAAAGTTTTTCAAAAATGAACGTGACCTTCTTACTTGTGTTTCTTATTATACAATTAACAACAGCCGATTATATATCTACTGGATTCGATAAAGGAAAAActtcgaaaatgaaaaatccaTTTTATGGTCATTCGAAACCACgatttatttcgttcgattcCGAAGAAGGAAATATCGATGTAAGTTggctagaaaaaaaaaaaaaaaatcgattatttcatattatataaaaaaaattttaattttatttttgactattgaaattttcttagaTCAGTTGGGACGTATCGAtaccttttatttctattccattactgtataaaaatgaagagaacgaACATTCGCCAACGCTTCTCAATGTTAATACAAAAGCATTAACAATCGCTGGATTAGTGACAGGAATTTCTTCTTTAGTTGCACCACTATTTTCAAAACCCATTACGCCATCATCGCAATCGCATTATCGTTGGTTGATcatacatttttgtttttttcatcatatataacaatgattaaaaataatatattataataatgtttttatatttttaggaACGGACGAGGGAATGGAATGGTCAACAATGGGTAAtacaattaatgaaataattttttccaataattatatagCTCCTTGTATGCAACATATTGTTTGTTCGATCGTATCGGCCGCCAGTCGTGCAGATAATCCTACGAGTAcagaaaaaattatcgatgGTTTATCCAGGTatcattttgattaaaatCATTCTTTTAAATGTTGTTTAGTAAATGGTATTGGTATTAGttacatattattcttattatcttatcATTGTAGTCATAGATGGTTCAAAGATGCGACAAATGGAACACTCATACAAGATGCGATTTCGATAGGTCGTGATGATAATCGTGATTGTACAagagtttataaaaattgtttgatAACGCCGAGACTTTTCAAAAGTTTCATGAATCAATTCGGAATAATGTGAGTTGATCAAAAAATTACGAAGAAACAACGGATCAAATATTATCTATCTcatattccaattattatgataataatttaagaataattttatacagttaagtttttcaatatttataaattaattgctattattaaaactaattttatataaagtgtatgatatatgtttgtatatatatatatatatatatatatatatatatgtatatgtatatatatgtgtgcgtatgtgtgtatatgagtTATGAAGAcaattttctatcattatcttttatctattttttatgaatgaaaacaactttaaataaaaagattgataTTGTTGGGATTATATAGCAATTAGATCGATTTTTtgtaatccttttttttttttttttttttttttttttttttttttttttaataaaatttatgttacgtataagtatatctatttgaaaataaaaaatataattgcttCGTttgttatgattaataatagaaaaattgaaaaacattTTACGTTGGCTCTaatactatttaataatatctttattccATTTCAATTTGCCACTCCCACTGTATGCTAATCATTCAAGGGTTATCGCCATGACGCGACAGTTTGTAATTGCACGTGATTGGATAATACTGTATTGTTAAGGTTAGAAAACGTCCAATCATCTCAAAGATTTTTTATCGTCGCATCGTAATTGGATCGTATACATGGCCGATTCCAGTTGATTCATAAGTTTATCGAGACCAATCACCAGGTCGTAACAATCGCCACTCGTATCAAGATACTCGACATTCGGAAGTTGAACTTTTTCTGCCAACATATAGTATATCATACTGgatgaaagatttttatccAAATGTCAATTTTTATTCCTCCTTGTCATTATAATTCTAGTTGATGTTAGAAACATCGACAATATCACGAGTATAATTGATGTGTACTCAAAGGAATATAACGTAGTAATACACGTTAAAAGTGTACAGGCGTTTTATGGATTATCAAGGCATGTTTGACATCACAGAAACGAGTGTTCCGTTTtaggtaaataaatttatcatagtGTTATTCACACTTCCCCTCCAACCGTATTCGCATATTTTTATGTGATTATAATTCGATTGAAATTGTATGGAATATTATCCTTTAAGAAGATAACAACTGTAACCTAATTTTCTAACTTTTCACAATATAATAGACGcccattaaatttataattagaaatttataacAGAGCAGTTGCCGTTTTCATTGGatttatattaagaaattaattctttaatttaaaaataaattttcatatcgtcaatggaatatattttcttcatccttgtattctcttctttccaaTTTTCCAAAATGTCTTTTTATCTTatgtgagaaaataaaaaaaaaaaaaaaaaaaaaaaaaagaaaaaaagaaaaaaagaaaaaaaagagagaaagaaaaaatgtatataattatttactgtTGTTAATGTAtagtaaaaaaggaataaaaatgcCGGCACCACCGCCACTACCTCCTGCTTTTACCGCGCCTCCTCCTGTGTCAGGCGAACAAGATAGGAGTTTGTTGTTACAATCAATTAGAGAAGGAAAAGCTCTAAGGAAGACAGTTACGGTAGATAAAAGCGCACCTGCTATAAGTGGTATGCTTTGACTCAAAGatgctttatttatattaattcatataattctttatgaaattaaatagatatgCATTTAACAAATCaaagtattaaatattgattttatctatAGGTAAAGTCAAAGGTGATTCAACTTCTATAACTTCCGGCAGTAGTGGTAACAATGGCCCTAATACATTCAGTAGTAGTAttgctaataataacaatagtggACCAATAGGCCTAGGTGGATTATTTTCAAGTGGTATGCCAAAGTTAAAGCCAACGGGTCTTAGAGGAAACACAATTGAAAAAGATTCGCatactactattaataacagtaatttcTCTAATTCATCTGGTAGTTTGAATCAAAATGTTAAACGAGGGCCTCCTCCAATTCCACCTCCAGCTACACAAAAACCTCAAGTATTTCCTCAagtaagagaaatatattcatttctgattagttatataatatatgtgtataatgtTGATGTTATTTCCAATGGaacaacattttattattattaattattattattattattattattatacaggTATCAAGTGGAGCAGATTCAGCAAATTCTAATACAGATGGACATAAAGGCTTTGGCAAACCAACACTCGCGCCtaaaccaccaccaccatccaCAGCTCCTCAGAAACCATCGCCACCTCCTAAGAAATTAAGTTTAACAAGTTCTGGGAGTGTCTCAAGAGCACAAAGCATGAGGTTACCCAGGTCTCCACCAGTTCTTGCCCCAACACCACCATCCCTTCATCAATCGCAGGATTGCTTAAATGAACCTCAATCAAGACCCACGAATCGTGTTCTTAGACCTCCTATTGCTAGACCACCATCTCCTCCAATATCCAGAGCGACATCTTCAATGATGATAACAAGagcagcaccaccaccaccttccAGAGTTACGGTTACAGCCCCCTGCATTCCTCCGCCACCTCCACCTCTTCCGCATCGTCCTCCAACTCACCAAAGATTGGCtgcacctccacctccaccaccaacACCTCCTACGAGAGGCTCGTCGATGAGAAATGGACAAGCTACAAATTCTAATCTTGATTTGGAGATAAGATTTGCAGAAATGTTTCATTCTGTTTCGAGTTTTCCACCACCAGAACCTTTTAGAGGATTTACAAAGATTTACAGCAGTAGAAatggtaagaaaaaaagtaaaaataaatttaatacgcTCAAGAAATTTAATGTTAAACAACATATATCTGAGATATTTGTTTGAtgtgcatgcatatatatatatatatatgtatatatatgttttcatACTGATTCATGGATAGtccttataaattatttttgattaataGATTTCTCACTAATAATAcacaatttctcttttatttatttacaacaaTAGTTTAGTTTTTATTCAATGACTCTAAGCATGtacttatatgtatgtttttcaatttcttatctaactttttaaaaaggataatCAATTCACTAATCAAGGACTATCTTGCATCCTATCACATCATAgctaatgatttatttaagaGTCATTTGATACAATTGATGATCGCATGTACTCGAGGTGGTTTGGTTTAATAATAGGTACTGTTATAGTTTGATTTATTGTAACTGTGCCAACTGTTCTAAAAATGAATGTAATGATAGtacaattattcatttatcggAAAAGGGTTACAGGGTTTTCATCTGCCATAATCTGGATAAATCAAATTCACCATTACATTAttcatcaatttattattataaaaatatattttgtatatttttataataataaacaatcaatttattattataaaaaatcatcattttaaacttttctcgtgataaaaaaaaatcacaaaatcattcatttctcactcacttttttttatgcatacatatcatattgtatttttaataaaaataaatttcatatgtCCACattaataaatcgaaaatcTCCTCAGTTAACCCATTAACAAACATTTCATAGcatgttatttaaatataatgaatttaatataaattctgTAAATAGTTgctataattttcatgtttaaTTGCATGCTGCATGTATATAACTCTATCTATGTAAATTGGTATAgctttatataagaaaagtatatgtatgaaattaattagtatattaaagatataataaaaatgattaaaaaattacagcTGCAAAGCAACAGGCTCCAGCACCGCCTCAACAAACATCTAATCCAAATACAATACTTCCCTTAAGTGTTTCGTCTAGTAACAGTGGTAATACAATGCAATCAACGTGgcatgttaaaaacttttagtTACCTAAGTTATCTCATTTTGTTTATGAAAAAAGATCAGCATTTAACATTGTTTTACACATTAACAAAATAGTAATGTGTGAATACATAGAAAAATTGTGTTTGCAGAGAATCTAAGTTACTGTTATTGAAAGTGTATTGAGAAGGTCTATTTAGagttgtaattataattaaatttaacaaaaagaaaaatctgagGAGTTATTACATAGTAattgagaatataaaatttccttCTAAAGTGCAATGATACTCTGCTCTGTAATAAATCTGTTTATAATGCTTTtacgtaatatttaatactgccagactttcaatttttctatgtTTCAGTTTTAATCCTTTATTATATGTCAgacattctttcataaaaatttcaatgcacaaaaaaatttcatattatatctatGATTAATATAGGTATATTTAAGTTAAAACTAACATGAGATCATAAACTTGTTAAATAATGTTGGAAAACAATTGCAACAATAAGTATTAATGCAACCTAATTGTTAAAAAgttcatatatacatgcattatgttgtaacattatttaaaaaatataaaatgttacatatttttatttctatcaataGTTTCTCATAATCCATTATTTCATATGTACATTTTCATAGCAAACGATTTCTGATATGTAAGTATAATCAGGGGTAAAATTAAACTGAGAAATATCTTAGTTATATTCAAAACtgatatttattacgaattataaagaaaaatatttttttaactagGAAACTCTTCTCTCGGAGATCTTcattaaagtaatataaagGATGACTAgaatctaatataataataaaactcatattaaacaaaaaaaaaaaacaaaacaaaaaagaaacaaaaaaaaattcaaatgtatTCAATTATGATCGTATATTaagtattgaaaaagaaaaaaaaaatattaataatttgaataatattgtaaaatatattttgagaaATTCAACACAAGCATGGAAGTTAAAGACTGTATTGTGTTGtgtatctgtatatatgtatatatatatatgtatatatatatatatatatatatatatatacatatatatatgtaacaatatatttaatttattcaattttattatagaaagaaatataacatATCTTCGCAATTCGATGAACTATAAGGAAAATACCATAATgtgtaaagaataaataaattggaaGTACTGAATTgtggattaaataaaaataaattatatatagggCGAAGGGGGGGGGACGATATTAAATGGCATTGTATACGAATTTAATTAACgcgattattttctaaaattttcataacattgcattatTTAATACAAGGTAGCATAAGTAATTTGTAAGATTAAAACATATAaacaaaatcatattttttatacttcaaGCTCTCTTTCAATAATCCTACGATATTCATCGAAGCCTCCTTCAATGCACCGAACTGATCCTTCGCCACAGACCCATAACTCTGTACAAACCATACGTATTAATCGTTCGTCGTGCGACACTAAAATAACACctgcctaaaaaaaaaaaaaaaaaaaaaaataacaaagaataatataataaatcgtatACACAAATATCgcaataataaatcatttaataatcataatggaattatatataaaaatcttactTGACAGCTATTGAGTGCTTTTCCTAATGCCTCGATTGATTCTATATCCAAATGATTCGTAGGTTCGTCGAGTACTAAGAAGTTTGGCATTGCTGCACACATTAAAGCAAAAGCTACCCTTGATTTTTGGCCTCCTGATAACGAATTGATCGTTTGCAATGCTAAATCACCACTTATCCCAAAACTACCAAGCATTCGTCTGTACTCCTCGATTGGtttacctaaaaaaaaaaaaagaaaaaaaaagaaaaaaaaatgaattattaatgcgagataaaaataaaaacatactaTACGACAAATACTATGTCACATACCTGGAAAATGATTTTGCAATAATTCTACAGGACATACACGCATATCTAATTGATCGACGTGATGTTGACTAAAATATCCAAATTTCAAGT harbors:
- the LOC124424381 gene encoding WAS/WASL-interacting protein family member 1-like: MPAPPPLPPAFTAPPPVSGEQDRSLLLQSIREGKALRKTVTVDKSAPAISGKVKGDSTSITSGSSGNNGPNTFSSSIANNNNSGPIGLGGLFSSGMPKLKPTGLRGNTIEKDSHTTINNSNFSNSSGSLNQNVKRGPPPIPPPATQKPQVFPQVSSGADSANSNTDGHKGFGKPTLAPKPPPPSTAPQKPSPPPKKLSLTSSGSVSRAQSMRLPRSPPVLAPTPPSLHQSQDCLNEPQSRPTNRVLRPPIARPPSPPISRATSSMMITRAAPPPPSRVTVTAPCIPPPPPPLPHRPPTHQRLAAPPPPPPTPPTRGSSMRNGQATNSNLDLEIRFAEMFHSVSSFPPPEPFRGFTKIYSSRNAAKQQAPAPPQQTSNPNTILPLSVSSSNSGNTMQSTWHVKNF
- the LOC124424114 gene encoding uncharacterized protein LOC124424114, with the protein product MNYFRSLTLKMSQDNLNNIIVAFIFLAVHANCIPKYDDRGFIPSSIAYMEKIGKAQDQVAMPSQAEIRTDTSMKHEETTINDISDRNQEARFGFTNIGSSGSGYAISPYAPAKIDLGGLLLGAIIGVGSILIIPKLLYVLSGTYGNYARSEENGFAQSMTKLDDALARHGIDTTSCMQRAVCTYSQQAAAAVKVADEENEDEKISSFDRMIDAITTNQVFRTAMQGTAIQEAVEAGHSGKNCSYSYPHCGFSLETMLSLLSNIITAISTANARAASSTTSPLL
- the LOC124424112 gene encoding transmembrane protein 8B; protein product: MPLYLIVLLIWSFTIQEGSCIKLKRIALRPSNILDDYYAYRHISIIHFDVPEYTITAGFKFTIKEEKTGGIGKCSPRYVSLYLKSGSLPLVRPDGSIIEAKLIKRRRKYYALNMQSDGDEHMINIDSPIPGDWYVIAFRSWTDPNSDKIKQQGLGASCDTVLDAELLIEMPSMISLIDFNNEYEIELNKSKNTFVGHIFMPDDLLNVVLALNQSYENNCKFAIHVVAQEHLIGTIVNDTDVLLSFKPYSKSLHYITLRLISGNMSKISLRFENNTSSFIDSNQVKSISLIRKSLPEFFVFDYEHRGENDTKSMPFNLTSDGITVLDFEIARVYDVGGTVTVGIKMLNVDKKDQKNIFIVACITLGYYSNITAGGSCIRAWNVTGADIYVNETGPGLVHIPFPEPGRWYVSLKSFCVDGKCNCAENCLNGTICKECECMKPCSVEIESSISSSPCIEGRCNSHGKCMHYMSGGFVFSACYCTEGYRGFDCADGTYVLGNKDILVRLLMLTISNLAFIGSIYLAIRREYFTEAIVYTAVMFFSTFYHACEAGENVYSICIMRLSVLQFCDFFNALLSIWVTLVAMASFGPKLTAFFQIMGAIVLAMSSEMDRTALWVFLLPAITGSSLIGVSWGLRCKRRKTVRYPSRVYRTIFFPAGLLIVSLGLVCYAFLQTRSNYHIVHSLWHICVAVAVMFLLPKRHYMK
- the LOC124424115 gene encoding uncharacterized protein LOC124424115, with translation MPSCLIKEHTIYESFSKMNVTFLLVFLIIQLTTADYISTGFDKGKTSKMKNPFYGHSKPRFISFDSEEGNIDISWDVSIPFISIPLLYKNEENEHSPTLLNVNTKALTIAGLVTGISSLVAPLFSKPITPSSQSHYRTDEGMEWSTMGNTINEIIFSNNYIAPCMQHIVCSIVSAASRADNPTSTEKIIDGLSSHRWFKDATNGTLIQDAISIGRDDNRDCTRVYKNCLITPRLFKSFMNQFGIM